In one window of Harpia harpyja isolate bHarHar1 chromosome 11, bHarHar1 primary haplotype, whole genome shotgun sequence DNA:
- the LOC128147694 gene encoding uncharacterized protein LOC128147694 isoform X1 yields MGREASGLQGAMLLQRDSLHRCSRFQPSADGGFFPLPSGRNSGPSAQSTSWLPRSSCNTRLHMPALSTQAAGRVTHPLHRSHLSSELMGRLEATSGSCSAPIHSAQDLGCSSAAISIFCHIFQSYTVSNEQGEPRGETTDLKTAAQDPTPALPQLSCVTLEKLTFFSCKATVNFNKALRHRQKTAFVTEETGFLSMLIKL; encoded by the exons ATGGGCAGAGAAGCGAGTGGGCTGCAGGGTGCGATGCTGCTCCAGCGTGACAGCCTTCACCGGTGCTCACGCTTCCAGCCATCAGCAGATGGGGGgttcttccctcttccttcagGGAGGAATTCAGGACCCAGTGCTCAGAGCACAAGTTGGCTTCCACGTTCATCCTGCAATACCCGCCTGCACATGCCTGCACTCAG CACCCAGGCTGCTGGGAGAGTGACTCATCCTTTGCACAGAAGCCATCTGTCCAGTGAACTCATGGGACGTTTGGAAGCCACCAGTGGTTCATGTTCAGCTCCCATCCACTCTGCACAGGACTTGGGTTGCAGCTCAGCAGCTATCTCCATCTTCTGCCACATTTTCCAG AGCTACACAGTGAGCAATGAGCAAGGAGAGCCTCGAGGCGAAACCACAGACCTGAAGACTGCAGCCCAGGATCCTacaccagctctgccacagctttCCTGCGTGACCTTGGAAAAACTGACCTTCTTTTCCTGCAAGGCCACTGTAAATTTTAACAAAGCACTTagacacagacagaaaacagcatttgtCACAGAGGAGACAGGATTCTTGTCAATGCTGATAAAGCTGTAA
- the LOC128147694 gene encoding uncharacterized protein LOC128147694 isoform X2: protein MGREASGLQGAMLLQRDSLHRCSRFQPSADGGFFPLPSGRNSGPSAQSTSWLPRSSCNTRLHMPALSTQAAGRVTHPLHRSHLSSELMGRLEATSGSCSAPIHSAQDLGCSSAAISIFCHIFQKGISKHCLIYLPTHADTPGFS, encoded by the exons ATGGGCAGAGAAGCGAGTGGGCTGCAGGGTGCGATGCTGCTCCAGCGTGACAGCCTTCACCGGTGCTCACGCTTCCAGCCATCAGCAGATGGGGGgttcttccctcttccttcagGGAGGAATTCAGGACCCAGTGCTCAGAGCACAAGTTGGCTTCCACGTTCATCCTGCAATACCCGCCTGCACATGCCTGCACTCAG CACCCAGGCTGCTGGGAGAGTGACTCATCCTTTGCACAGAAGCCATCTGTCCAGTGAACTCATGGGACGTTTGGAAGCCACCAGTGGTTCATGTTCAGCTCCCATCCACTCTGCACAGGACTTGGGTTGCAGCTCAGCAGCTATCTCCATCTTCTGCCACATTTTCCAG aaaggCATTTCGAAGCACTGCCTCATCTACCTCCCCACCCACGCAGATACCCCTGGCTTCTCATAA